A stretch of DNA from Calditrichota bacterium:
CTGATTGATTTAGGCTGTGGACAGGGTAGAGATTCGATTTCTTTGGCCAGACTTGGATACAACGTAACAGGGATTGATAATTCCAAAGTTGGTATTGACCAAATGATTTCAATTTCAGAACATGAAGGATTAAAATTAACTGGATTAGTTGGAGATATTTATGCGTTTGATAATTACCAGGATTTTGATATTGTGTTGCTTGATTCAATGTTACATTTTGAGAAACAAGACTTAAAACGAGAGACTGACTTGATTGATAAAATTGCTCAAAGAATAAATAAAAACGGACTGATTTGCGTCTGCATTCAAGATACAGGAAATAAAGTAAGAATTCTTAAAGACACGATTGATAATTCGGGCATTGTCTTTGAGATATTAAATGATTCTTCGCTGATTTACAAATACGAGAATAAAGAATCTGGACACAAATCTGAGACAAAATATTGTATGTATATTGTAAAAAAGAAATCATGACAATGGAAAGAATTGTAATTGTAGGATACAAACCTTTTGAGGGTAAAAACAAGGAGCTAAAAGACCTAATGAAAAATCATTGGTCGATTCTATTTAACGAAGGATTAGTCTCAAATAGAAAATCTATTATAATGGAGGCTAAAGATGGTACAATAGTAGAAGTATTCGGTTGGAAGTCAAAAGAAGCAATTGAATTAGCACATACAAATGAAGCAGTACAAAAAATGTGGGCAGATTATTCTGAGGTATGTGAGTACATTCCAATTGGAGATATTATGGAATCAGGTGAATTGTTTTCTGAGTTTACACCATTTGATTTATAAAAACATGCACGACAGCACAACACGCGGTAAAAAACATTGCGCAGAAAGTGCTAAATTTGAGCCATATAACATTTAATCAACGGCTTAGCGGGTTGATATATTTGCGCTTCGAATTGCGCAACGATTTCTTACCGCCACCGTTGAGGCATTACAGAATAGACAATGAGTAGAATATCACACATAATATTAATGAGTGTTTTTCTTCTTTTTAATTCCTGCCAATCACAAGAAAAGGGAATGGCAAAGAGCGAAAGAATTGAAATATTTGAACAAGTCTGGAATAATGTTAATGAACATTTCTACGACCCAAATTTCAATGGTGTTGATTGGGAGAAAAAGCATCTTGAATACAAAACCAAAATTGAAAATTGCGATAATACTGACACTCTTTTCTTATTACTAAATAAAATGCTCTTTGAACTTAATAGTTCTCATTGTGGTGTGGGTTTATTAACTGAATTAGATCAAGCAGTTTCACCATACATATTTAGCAATGGCGAAATAGGAATTGATATCCGAATTATTGAAAATCAGATTGTAGTTACAAGGGTATTAAGAAACTCACCAGCAGACATTGCAAATATTAAAAAAGGTTACATTATTGAAAAGATTGACGATTTAACAATAAAAGACTTTGAAAATCTTACAAAATACAAACCACCATTTAACGAAAGAAACAAGAAATTTCATCTAACAAGTGAAGTGTTGCGGCATATCTATGGAAAAGCAAATACTAACGTAAAAATTGACTTCATAGATGAAGATAATCAATCCTATTCCAAAATATTAACTCGAACTGAAAGACAAAATGGAGTATTATTAGGTGATAGATTACCACCAGCCTATTTAAAATCCGAAAGTTATTTCCTATCTGAGAATATTGCTTATTTATCATTTAATGCTTTTAATCCTGCCGATTTAGAACACGTGCTAACTAATTTAGAGAAAGTGGACACTGCAAAAGGATTAATCATTGATTTAAGGGGAAATGACGGTGGTTCAATTGATGGAATGAAATTGTTGCTTGGTAGATTTGTTTCAGAAACGAGAAAATACGGAACGTATATCAATCGAAATGAAAGAACTGAAGATTTTATTGAACCTGTTGGCAGTAAATATCAAGGAAAAGTTGTTCTACTAGTTGATGAAATGAGTATTTCGGGTGCAGAAAATATGGCAGGAATCTTTCAGCAGTTTAACATCGGGAAAGTAATTGGAAATCAAACACCTGGGCAAATGTTGTGGGGAAACGGATATTTAATAGATGATAGTATTGCCTTAGTAATTCCAATTTATCAGCTTGAATATCCAAATGAATTTAATCCGGAAAACAATGGAATAACACCTGATATTGAAATAGAACTTTTACAAGAAGATTTGTTAAAAAGCAAAGATACTCAACTCTTAAAAGCAATAGAATATTTAAATAAAGATTAATTGATATGAGCTCACTTAGAGAATTGCCAAATATTGGAAAAACTCTTGCAGACAAATTGAATTTAATTGGAATTAATAATGAGCAAGAGTTAAAACAATTAGGAAGTGAAAATACAATAATCAAGATTGCAACCATTGAAAACAGTGGTGCTTGCATTAATATGCTTTATGCACTTGAAGGAGCAATACAAGGAATAAGATGGCACGGACTTGACAAAGACAGAAAACAAGAATTGAAAGAGTTTTATAGAATGTTGAACAAGTAAAACACCGTGCAACAAATTATAGGAATAATAGCCGAATTAGTAGAAAATATAAATATTTAGTACGCACAAAATTTAGCTGTAAACTAAAAGTTTCAAATTCCGAAATCGGCTACTATTCTTATACAAACCATTATATAACTTTTTGTAGAATAACCCCAATTAAACTTAGTCAATCGTTAATAGGCCTTTAAAAAGTATTTCACTGACAAACGCCCTTTCAAAAAAAAATAAAAAAAATGAAACAAAGACTTTATTTTTTGGTTATACGAACTTATTTTTAGGGCTATACAAAATTTTAAGGAATTAAATTACATGATTATTGTTGATCGTTTGGAAAAATCCTATAACGGTTTTCAAGCCGTCGATGGGATTTCATTTGAAGTAGAAAGCGGACAGATTCTCGGCTTTCTCGGACCCAACGGAGCAGGCAAAACCACGACAATGAAAATCCTGACCTGTTTCATGCCTCCGACAAAAGGAACGGTTACTGTGGACGGTCTTTCCGTTACAGAACATTCCAAAGAAATTAGAAAGAAGATTGGCTATTTCCCCGAGCATACACCAATCTATGCAGATATGAACGTGGTCGATTATCTGCAGTTTGTGTGCGAAGTACGTGGGATTGAAAAGTCGCAACAAATGGCCGCCATTAAAAGGGTAATTGAAATAACCAGTCTTGGCGATATGCTGCAAAAAGATATCGGCGAACTTTCCAAAGGTTACAGGCAGCGTGTCGGGCTTGCCCAGGCTATGGTTCACAATCCGGATATTCTAATCCTTGATGAGCCAACCACAGGGCTTGATCCAAACCAAATTGTGGAAATCCGCTCGCTGATCAAAGAGATCGGTAAAGAAAAAACCGTTATCTTCTCAACACATATTTTGCAGGAAGTAACAGCCACCTGCGACAATGTTATGATTATCAATAAAGGTAGTATTGTTGCCAAAGGTACTCCCGATGAATTGATGGCCAATTCGCAGGGCAAAGGCGTTTTAAACATTGAGTTAAATGAAGGTGCCTCAGATGTTGTTGAAAAAATATCAGCACTAAATGGCGTTACCAAAGCCAAAGCCGGCAAAGAAGCCAACTCATTTGTAATCGAATCCGATAAAAACACAGACATCCGCGAAACTGTTTTTAAAGCAGCTGTTAAAAATAAATGGGTGCTTCTGGGAATGAATTATCATCAAACCTCACTTGAAGACGTTTTCCGTCAGCTAACAGATTAAATGGAGAAATTAAAGTGAACACAATTTTTGCACTGATGCGCAAGGAGCTGAAAAGTTATTTTAACTCTCCAATCGCATTCATCGTTATTGCTGTTTTTATAATCCTGTCCACCTGGATATTTTTCTATTATGGCGATTATGCCTTCTTCGATAGAGGCGTTTCAGATGTCCGCGGATTATTTCAATACAGCTCAATAATTTTACTGTTTTTTGCACCGGCCCTTTCCATGCGTTTAATTGCCGAAGAAAAATACAACGGCACCTTGGAATTGCTGGTTACCATGCCAATCGAAGATCATGAAATTATAATCGGGAAATATCTTTCCACACTGGTTGTTTATGCGGTTATGTTACTTGGGCTTGCAGTTACACCTATCACAGTGATGTCAATTGGTGAGCCGGAAATAGGTGTTATTTTGACAAGCTACCTTGGCTTCTTTCTGCTTGGGGCAACCTATTTTGCGATTGGAATTGCGGCTTCGGCTTTTACAAAAAACCAGGTTGTTGCTTTTATCGTAACTTTCCTGCTTTTAGGCATTTTATACCTGATTGGCGGGGCGGTAAGCAGCGGGCCTTTGGCTGCCATTATAAATACAATCAGCATTCATGGACATTTCGAAAATTTCTTTAAAGGGATTATCGATATCCGTGACATAGTATATTTTATCTCGATAATAGCGTTGTCGCTGTATGTTGCCAGTACAGCCTTGACATCACGAAAATTTTTGAAGTAAGGAGTTAAACGTGCTAAAACAATCATCTTGGTTATCAGTTGGCATTGTAGCGGCCATCATTATTTTCCTGAATATGATCGCCTCAAATATCTCCGGTCGTTTTGATTTAACCGAAAACGATGTTTATACAATGTCTGATGTGACAAAAAATATTCTTGAAGATATTGATGAACCTGTCACTGTAAAAATCTATTATTCTGAAAAATTTCCGCGCCAGCTATTAACAGTAAAACAATATGTATTTGATTTACTGCAAGAATATAAGTCTTATGCCGGTTCCGGATTGGAGTATGAATTTAGCGAAATTGGCGAGGGCTCGGACGATATAAAACAGGAAGCCCAGGGTTATGGTGTTTCACCTGTGCAAGCCAATATCCGCGAAAACGATCAGCTAAAAGTTCAGAATATTTATCTGGGCGTGGCCTTTCTCTATGGCGATAAAAAAGAAGCTTTGCCTTTTATCCAGCAGATTGAACAATTGGAATACCAGTTTACCGGCGCTATAAAAAGATTAACACAGGGTGGTAAAACAAAAATCGGTTATATCACCGGGTTTGATGAAATCTCAATTGATCCGCCAAATCCGTATGCAGCATTGCAAGGTGGCAATCAGCAAAAACCCGTATCAATCAAAAATCTTTTAACTCAGGTTAATTCACAATTTGAACTGACAAAAATTGATTTAAACACCACAGAAAAAATCCCGGCTGAAATTCAGGAAGCGATTATTCTTGAACCCAAGAAAGAATATTCTGCAAAGGCAAAATATATCCTGGATCAGTTTTTAATGCGCGGCGGTAAACTTGGCGTTTTTGTAAACCGCCATCGGGTGGATTTCCAAAATGCTATTTTACCAATTATGCCAATCCGTTTTGGTTTGGATGATTTCTTTACAAAATATGGCTTTAAAATTAATGACAATTTAATCGTCGATAAGCAATCCGCACAGGTTCAAATGATGCAGCAACTTGGCCCAATTCAGCTTCCGGTTGCCGTGGATTATCCTTTTGCAGCACGAGTTACAAATTTTAATGAAGACAACCCAATTGTGTCGCGTCTCAATGAAACAGTTTTCTTTTTCAGCTCATCGATTGATTCGATTCCAACACCAAATGTAAAATTTACTCCGTTGATTCAAAGTTCAGAAGAATCCGGTTTTGCAATGAAAGATCCGCAACGGGGCATGTACAATATTAATCCGCAACAGCCTTTTGCTTACAACCAAAGTAAGCTTAATCTTGCGGCAATTGTAGAAGGAAAATTTCAATCCAACTTTGCAACACGGCCAGATACAATAGCCTATCCCGATGCACATTTATCTGAAGCCACAATGGATGGAAAAATATTGGT
This window harbors:
- a CDS encoding methyltransferase domain-containing protein codes for the protein MADYDKYYKTEDLFGEPYPELIDFFTKLESKVKLIDLGCGQGRDSISLARLGYNVTGIDNSKVGIDQMISISEHEGLKLTGLVGDIYAFDNYQDFDIVLLDSMLHFEKQDLKRETDLIDKIAQRINKNGLICVCIQDTGNKVRILKDTIDNSGIVFEILNDSSLIYKYENKESGHKSETKYCMYIVKKKS
- a CDS encoding TfoX/Sxy family protein, giving the protein MSSLRELPNIGKTLADKLNLIGINNEQELKQLGSENTIIKIATIENSGACINMLYALEGAIQGIRWHGLDKDRKQELKEFYRMLNK
- a CDS encoding ATP-binding cassette domain-containing protein, whose product is MIIVDRLEKSYNGFQAVDGISFEVESGQILGFLGPNGAGKTTTMKILTCFMPPTKGTVTVDGLSVTEHSKEIRKKIGYFPEHTPIYADMNVVDYLQFVCEVRGIEKSQQMAAIKRVIEITSLGDMLQKDIGELSKGYRQRVGLAQAMVHNPDILILDEPTTGLDPNQIVEIRSLIKEIGKEKTVIFSTHILQEVTATCDNVMIINKGSIVAKGTPDELMANSQGKGVLNIELNEGASDVVEKISALNGVTKAKAGKEANSFVIESDKNTDIRETVFKAAVKNKWVLLGMNYHQTSLEDVFRQLTD
- a CDS encoding ABC transporter permease subunit, whose amino-acid sequence is MNTIFALMRKELKSYFNSPIAFIVIAVFIILSTWIFFYYGDYAFFDRGVSDVRGLFQYSSIILLFFAPALSMRLIAEEKYNGTLELLVTMPIEDHEIIIGKYLSTLVVYAVMLLGLAVTPITVMSIGEPEIGVILTSYLGFFLLGATYFAIGIAASAFTKNQVVAFIVTFLLLGILYLIGGAVSSGPLAAIINTISIHGHFENFFKGIIDIRDIVYFISIIALSLYVASTALTSRKFLK